Proteins found in one Ptychodera flava strain L36383 chromosome 16, AS_Pfla_20210202, whole genome shotgun sequence genomic segment:
- the LOC139114926 gene encoding uncharacterized protein, which produces MGEIMKCMRKDRNCYVQPAFCHIENSSRGKRVGMVDSVKCIAVGYFGEERHFSFNHDRSTKNMWMVKADSDNQDNPIGLYTRLVELLSHPGEWVLHGSENENGTGILAAVNVGRHCVYTDRSLPRLHIVCDILSAVMDIDADE; this is translated from the exons ATGGGTGAAATTATGAAATGTATGAGGAAGGACAGGAACTGCTATGTACAGCCAGCTTTCTGCCACATAGAGAATAGCAGTAGGG GTAAAAGAGTTGGAATGGTTGATTCCGTGAAGTGTATAGCAGTAGGTTATTTTGGAGAGGAGAGGCACTTTTCTTTTAACCATGACAGATCAACGAAAAACATGTGGATGGTGAAAGCCGACTCTGATAACCAGGACAATCCTATTGGTCTGTATACCAGACTAGTAGAATTGTTAAGTCACCCAGGAGAGTGGGTCTTGCATGGATCAGAAAATGAGAACG GAACTGGAATTTTGGCTGCGGTAAATGTTGGCAGACACTGCGTCTACACTGACAGGAGTCTTCCGAGATTACACATTGTGTGCGACATTTTAAGTGCCGTAATGGACATCGACGCCGATGAATGA